One segment of Halococcus salsus DNA contains the following:
- a CDS encoding 2,3,4,5-tetrahydropyridine-2,6-dicarboxylate N-succinyltransferase has product MSLETEIEELWARADEGLTASEAGADERDTLDAFLDALEAGEVRAAEKQGSEWVANEWVKQGILLNFSLRETQRREYGDVAYHDVLPLRSTDDLGERGTRNTPDGTVVRRGASIGSDAILMSPCFVNAGAYVGDGTLVDSCDTVGSCAQVGADVKLGANTLLGGVLEPVEDTPVVIEEGVSLGAGCRVTSGFVVGHDSVVGENTLLTPRIPVYDLVEEEVVYGELPPERRAFTRFVESSIGEHDLFDGGAYKPAVVATAVENRTLEATEREEALR; this is encoded by the coding sequence GTGAGCCTCGAAACCGAGATCGAGGAGCTCTGGGCGCGCGCCGACGAGGGACTGACCGCGAGCGAGGCCGGTGCGGACGAACGCGACACCCTCGACGCGTTCCTCGACGCGCTCGAAGCCGGCGAGGTCAGAGCGGCCGAGAAGCAGGGAAGCGAGTGGGTGGCGAACGAGTGGGTGAAGCAGGGTATCCTCCTGAACTTCAGTCTGCGTGAGACCCAGCGCCGGGAGTACGGCGACGTGGCCTACCACGACGTACTCCCGCTCCGCTCGACCGACGACCTCGGCGAGCGCGGCACCCGGAACACCCCCGACGGAACCGTCGTGCGGCGCGGGGCCTCGATCGGCAGCGATGCCATCCTGATGAGTCCGTGTTTCGTCAACGCGGGCGCGTACGTCGGCGACGGCACGCTCGTCGACTCATGTGATACGGTGGGGTCGTGTGCCCAGGTCGGCGCGGACGTGAAGCTGGGCGCGAACACGCTCCTCGGCGGCGTGCTCGAACCCGTCGAGGACACACCCGTGGTGATCGAGGAGGGCGTCTCGCTCGGTGCGGGCTGTCGCGTGACCTCGGGGTTCGTGGTCGGCCACGACTCGGTCGTGGGCGAGAACACCCTGCTGACGCCCCGGATCCCGGTCTACGACCTCGTCGAGGAGGAAGTCGTCTACGGCGAACTCCCGCCCGAACGCCGGGCGTTCACCCGGTTCGTGGAGTCCTCGATAGGCGAGCACGACCTCTTCGACGGCGGGGCCTACAAGCCCGCCGTGGTCGCCACCGCCGTCGAGAACAGGACGTTGGAGGCCACCGAGCGCGAGGAGGCGCTCCGGTGA
- the purB gene encoding adenylosuccinate lyase, with product MTSRGPLATVSPLDGRYASYTEPLVEYASEGALIRARVRVEIEYLIALADLDATPFAIDDTDRETLREVYESFSEEDAERVKQLETEGTDDRPATNHDVKAVEYFVRDSLPDPAIASWVHFGLTSEDVNNLARRVCWKPAVEDVLVPELEAVREKFADLATAYADTPMLARTHGQPATPTTFGKEMGVYAGRLRRGIDRVERAADGLAGKLAGASGTYAAHHAAYPEVDWQAFAAEFVDSLGLAHVEPVTQLNPSDDLARLFDALRGANRVLLDADRDAWRYVSDGYLGQDSENDETGSSTMPHKVNPIDFENSEGNLEKANSDLEFLGSYVTTSRLQRDLSDSTVKRNVGSAFAHCLIGYRKTGIGLSKVVPNERVMREELADNPEVVGEAVQTILRREGHSDAYERVKELTRGRRTSLDDFHELFDDLDVSETTREELRALTPASYTGVANGLADSRE from the coding sequence ATGACTTCCCGCGGCCCGCTCGCGACCGTCTCACCGCTCGACGGTCGCTACGCGAGCTACACCGAGCCCCTGGTCGAGTACGCGAGCGAAGGCGCGTTGATCCGCGCGCGCGTCCGGGTCGAGATCGAGTACCTGATCGCGCTTGCCGACCTCGATGCCACGCCGTTCGCCATCGACGACACTGACCGCGAAACCCTCCGCGAGGTCTACGAGTCGTTTTCGGAAGAGGATGCGGAGCGGGTGAAGCAGCTCGAAACCGAGGGGACCGACGACCGTCCTGCGACGAATCACGACGTGAAGGCCGTCGAGTACTTCGTCCGCGACAGCCTCCCCGACCCCGCTATCGCCTCGTGGGTCCACTTCGGCCTCACCAGCGAGGACGTCAACAACCTCGCCCGCCGGGTGTGCTGGAAACCCGCGGTCGAGGACGTGCTCGTCCCCGAGCTCGAAGCAGTACGGGAGAAGTTCGCCGACCTCGCCACGGCGTATGCCGACACCCCGATGCTCGCGCGGACCCACGGTCAGCCCGCCACACCCACCACGTTCGGTAAGGAGATGGGGGTCTACGCCGGGCGGCTTCGGAGAGGTATCGACCGGGTCGAACGCGCGGCCGACGGTCTGGCCGGGAAGCTCGCCGGGGCGAGCGGGACGTACGCCGCCCACCACGCCGCCTACCCCGAAGTGGACTGGCAGGCGTTCGCCGCCGAGTTCGTCGACTCCCTCGGACTCGCGCACGTCGAACCCGTGACGCAGTTGAACCCCTCGGACGACCTCGCACGGCTGTTCGACGCGCTCCGCGGGGCGAACCGAGTCCTGCTCGACGCCGACCGCGACGCGTGGCGCTACGTCTCTGACGGCTATCTCGGCCAGGATAGCGAAAACGACGAGACCGGGAGTTCGACGATGCCCCACAAGGTCAACCCCATCGACTTCGAGAACAGCGAGGGGAACCTGGAGAAGGCGAACTCCGACCTCGAATTTTTGGGTTCCTACGTCACGACCTCCCGCCTCCAGCGCGACCTCTCGGACTCGACGGTGAAGCGAAACGTCGGGAGCGCGTTCGCCCACTGTCTCATCGGTTATCGAAAAACGGGCATCGGGCTCTCGAAGGTGGTCCCGAACGAGCGGGTCATGCGCGAGGAGCTGGCTGACAACCCCGAGGTCGTCGGCGAGGCGGTCCAGACGATCCTCCGGCGCGAGGGGCACTCGGACGCCTACGAGCGGGTGAAGGAGCTGACCCGCGGTCGGCGGACGAGCCTCGACGACTTCCACGAGCTGTTCGACGACCTCGACGTGAGCGAGACGACCCGCGAGGAGCTACGGGCGCTCACGCCCGCGAGCTACACCGGGGTCGCGAACGGGCTGGCCGACTCGCGGGAGTGA
- a CDS encoding M20 family metallopeptidase, whose protein sequence is MADFDPVAFLERAVEIPSHEDVDGMRSFLCETLREHDIDPTVDDAGNVTASRGGDPDGPHLVLNTHIDTVAPHIPPSRDGDTLSGRGSCDAKGPLAAILAAFFDCDPEAGRVTLVVTPDEEVYSTGAAAIVPDLDLDPERGDAVIVGEPTGLDVCTAAKGRFEGVVEIEGESAHAAEPESGTNAISLAARAVEALPGFDDRPDGLDAHPDLGAPTLTPTVIDGGDATNQVAGACEIVLDRRSVPPETADGYETGLDEYLRERLGSRVSFELTDRKTPFLEAFETDADAGVVQAFRELDCATRPFTAATEASYFARRAPTVVFGPGVLADSEGPVAHADREYVRLPEVERAAETLENAVETCLRESHS, encoded by the coding sequence ATGGCCGACTTCGACCCGGTCGCGTTCCTCGAACGCGCGGTCGAGATCCCCTCCCACGAGGACGTCGACGGGATGCGTTCGTTCCTCTGTGAGACGCTCCGCGAGCACGACATCGACCCCACGGTGGACGACGCGGGCAACGTGACCGCGAGCCGAGGCGGCGATCCCGACGGCCCCCACCTCGTCCTCAACACCCACATCGACACGGTCGCGCCCCATATTCCTCCTTCCCGCGACGGCGACACCCTCTCGGGGCGGGGGTCGTGCGACGCGAAGGGACCGCTCGCGGCGATCCTCGCGGCGTTCTTCGACTGCGACCCCGAGGCCGGCCGCGTCACGCTCGTCGTCACCCCCGACGAGGAGGTCTACTCGACGGGGGCGGCGGCGATCGTCCCGGACCTCGACCTCGACCCCGAACGCGGCGACGCGGTCATCGTCGGCGAACCCACGGGCCTCGACGTCTGTACCGCTGCGAAGGGCCGGTTCGAGGGTGTCGTCGAGATCGAGGGCGAGAGCGCCCACGCCGCCGAACCCGAGAGCGGGACGAACGCCATCTCGCTCGCCGCCCGCGCGGTCGAGGCGCTCCCCGGCTTCGACGACCGACCCGACGGGCTCGACGCCCACCCCGACCTCGGCGCGCCGACGCTCACGCCCACCGTGATCGACGGTGGCGACGCCACGAACCAGGTCGCCGGCGCGTGTGAGATCGTCCTCGACCGCCGAAGCGTCCCGCCGGAGACCGCCGACGGCTACGAGACGGGTCTCGACGAGTACCTCCGCGAGCGCCTCGGCTCGCGGGTCTCGTTCGAACTCACCGACCGGAAGACGCCGTTCCTCGAAGCCTTCGAGACGGATGCCGACGCCGGTGTCGTGCAAGCCTTCCGGGAACTCGACTGTGCGACGCGGCCGTTCACCGCCGCGACCGAGGCCTCGTACTTCGCCCGACGTGCGCCTACCGTCGTGTTCGGCCCGGGTGTGCTCGCCGACAGCGAGGGGCCGGTGGCCCACGCCGACCGCGAGTACGTCCGTCTACCGGAGGTCGAACGAGCGGCTGAGACCCTCGAGAACGCCGTCGAAACGTGTCTCCGCGAAAGCCACTCTTAA
- a CDS encoding inorganic phosphate transporter, producing the protein MISALLVVGLLVAAFVGYNIGGSSTGVAFGPAVGSRITGKTLAAGLFTLFALIGGWTVGRKVVTTMGGEIVPSSQFTLVASTVVLFFTGLSLLISNLYGVPASTSMTSVGAIVGLGFASNTLNETLMFSIVSAWIVAPLVAFWAGVVIGRYVYPYLDARVSFARIEGGLFHLDRSGTVPTPRLNENVGPRDVMGAALVLVVACYNAFSAGASNVANAVAPLVGSGQITVEQGVILAVVAIGLGAFTIARRTLDTVGDGITDLPILAAMLVSLVGATIITVLSNMGIPASLAVSMTSCIIGLGWGRSSRAVTLADAAGSAMSGEGGPDLSVGALAAETTPKTGESPLPPGPTVGDLATAKPAEEPPDTDEQPAQVPKIGEEDPDELVAEELFDAAATSRIVMLWLLTPTISTIGSYVIFAFVL; encoded by the coding sequence ATGATCTCTGCATTGCTCGTGGTTGGTCTCTTGGTCGCGGCGTTCGTCGGCTACAACATCGGTGGCTCCTCGACGGGGGTCGCGTTCGGGCCGGCGGTCGGGAGCCGAATCACGGGCAAGACCCTCGCCGCCGGGCTCTTCACCCTCTTCGCGCTGATCGGCGGGTGGACGGTCGGGCGGAAGGTCGTCACGACCATGGGCGGGGAGATCGTGCCGTCGAGCCAGTTCACGCTGGTCGCGAGCACGGTCGTCCTCTTTTTCACCGGTCTCTCGCTGCTGATCTCGAACCTCTACGGTGTGCCCGCCTCGACCTCGATGACCTCCGTCGGCGCGATCGTCGGGCTCGGCTTCGCCAGCAACACCCTCAACGAGACCCTGATGTTCTCGATCGTCTCGGCGTGGATCGTCGCGCCGTTGGTCGCCTTCTGGGCGGGGGTCGTCATCGGGCGATACGTCTACCCCTACCTCGACGCCCGGGTCTCGTTCGCCCGGATCGAAGGCGGCCTGTTCCACCTCGACCGGTCGGGGACGGTTCCGACACCCCGGCTCAACGAGAACGTTGGGCCGCGCGACGTGATGGGGGCGGCGCTGGTGCTCGTGGTGGCCTGTTACAACGCCTTCTCCGCGGGCGCGTCGAACGTCGCCAACGCGGTCGCCCCGCTCGTGGGGAGCGGCCAGATCACGGTCGAGCAAGGCGTCATCCTCGCGGTCGTCGCGATCGGCCTCGGGGCGTTCACGATCGCCCGGCGAACCCTCGATACGGTGGGCGACGGTATCACCGACCTCCCGATCCTCGCCGCGATGCTGGTCTCGCTGGTGGGCGCGACGATCATCACCGTACTCTCGAACATGGGGATCCCGGCGAGCCTCGCGGTCAGCATGACCTCCTGTATCATCGGTCTCGGCTGGGGACGGTCCTCGCGGGCGGTGACGCTCGCCGACGCCGCCGGCTCCGCGATGAGCGGCGAGGGCGGGCCCGACCTCTCCGTGGGCGCGCTCGCCGCCGAGACCACACCCAAGACCGGCGAGTCGCCGCTGCCGCCCGGTCCGACCGTCGGCGACCTCGCGACGGCCAAACCCGCCGAGGAGCCACCGGACACCGACGAACAACCGGCGCAGGTCCCGAAGATCGGCGAGGAGGACCCCGACGAACTCGTCGCCGAGGAACTGTTCGACGCCGCGGCCACCAGCCGGATCGTGATGCTCTGGCTGCTGACGCCGACCATCTCGACCATCGGGTCGTACGTGATCTTCGCGTTCGTCCTCTGA
- the rqcH gene encoding ribosome rescue protein RqcH: MNPKRELTSVDLAALVTELGRYAGAKLDKAYLYGDDLLRLKLRDFDRGRVELMVEVGETKRAHVVSPDHVPDAPGRPPDFAKMLRNRLSGADFAGASQFGFDRVLTFEFEREDRDTRIVAELFGEGNVAVLDSTGEVVDCLNTVRLQSRTVAPGAQYEFPSSRFDPLAVDYEGFAARMEESNTDLVRTLATQLNFGGLYAEEICTRAGVEKEQAIEDSGEEEYTALFDALTRLAERLSSGDFDPRIYREDEEPVDVTPFPLEENDHLDSEGFESFTEALDAYFVDLETTENEEGGGREKPDFEEEIERQQRIIDQQEGAIQGFEEQAETERAKAESLYANYGLVDEILSTVRTARERDTPWEEIEDRFEEGKAQGIPAAEAVAGIDSSEGTVGVEIDGETVTLDPREGVEQNADRLYREAKRVLGKKEGAEEAVADTRAELEALEKRREEWNSGGADATDADDDAEDIDWLDRRSIPVRTNEQWYERFRWFHTSDGFLVLGGRNADQNEDLVKKYLDRGDRFFHTQARGGPVTILKATGPSEPTREIDLPETTLDEAATFAVSYSSVWKDGRFAGDVYMAEPDQVSKTPESGEYLEKGAFTVRGDRTYFRDTAVSAAVGITCEPETRVVGGPPSAIEPRTETSVTLEPGQYAQNDAAKRLYRTFRERFRDTSFVRKVASPDLIAEFLPPGGSRVVED, from the coding sequence ATGAACCCGAAACGCGAGCTCACCAGCGTCGACCTCGCGGCGCTCGTGACCGAACTCGGGCGCTACGCCGGCGCGAAACTCGACAAGGCCTACCTCTACGGCGACGATCTGCTTCGATTGAAACTCCGGGACTTCGACCGTGGCCGCGTCGAACTCATGGTCGAGGTCGGCGAGACCAAACGCGCCCACGTCGTCTCGCCCGACCACGTGCCCGACGCGCCCGGTCGGCCACCGGATTTCGCGAAGATGCTCAGAAACCGACTCTCGGGGGCCGACTTCGCCGGGGCCTCGCAGTTCGGCTTCGACCGCGTGCTGACCTTCGAGTTCGAACGCGAGGACCGGGACACGAGGATCGTGGCCGAACTCTTCGGCGAGGGCAACGTCGCGGTGCTCGACTCGACGGGGGAAGTCGTCGACTGTCTCAACACCGTTCGCCTCCAGTCCAGAACCGTGGCCCCCGGCGCACAGTACGAGTTCCCCTCCTCGCGCTTCGACCCGCTCGCAGTCGACTACGAGGGCTTCGCCGCCCGGATGGAGGAGTCGAACACCGACCTCGTGCGGACCCTCGCGACCCAGCTCAACTTCGGTGGGCTCTACGCGGAGGAGATCTGTACCCGTGCCGGCGTCGAGAAGGAGCAGGCCATCGAGGACTCGGGTGAGGAGGAGTACACGGCGCTGTTCGACGCACTCACCCGCCTCGCGGAGCGCCTGTCGAGCGGCGACTTCGACCCGCGGATCTACCGCGAGGACGAGGAACCGGTCGACGTCACACCGTTCCCGCTCGAAGAGAACGACCACCTCGACAGCGAGGGTTTCGAGTCGTTCACCGAGGCGCTCGACGCCTACTTCGTCGACCTCGAGACCACCGAGAACGAGGAGGGCGGCGGGCGCGAGAAACCCGACTTCGAGGAGGAGATCGAACGCCAGCAACGCATCATCGACCAGCAGGAGGGGGCGATCCAGGGCTTCGAGGAACAGGCCGAGACCGAACGCGCGAAGGCCGAATCCCTCTACGCCAACTACGGTCTCGTCGACGAGATCCTTTCAACTGTGCGCACGGCGCGCGAACGCGACACCCCGTGGGAGGAGATCGAGGACCGGTTCGAGGAGGGCAAAGCACAGGGGATCCCGGCGGCGGAGGCCGTCGCGGGCATCGATTCGAGCGAGGGAACGGTCGGGGTGGAGATCGACGGCGAGACGGTCACCCTCGACCCGCGCGAGGGCGTCGAGCAGAACGCCGACCGGCTCTACCGCGAGGCCAAACGCGTCCTCGGCAAGAAGGAGGGTGCGGAGGAGGCGGTCGCCGACACCCGTGCCGAGCTCGAAGCCCTCGAAAAGCGTCGCGAGGAGTGGAATTCAGGCGGCGCGGACGCGACCGACGCCGACGACGACGCCGAGGACATCGACTGGCTCGACCGCCGCTCCATCCCGGTCAGAACGAACGAGCAGTGGTACGAGCGCTTCCGGTGGTTCCACACCTCGGACGGGTTCCTCGTGCTCGGCGGGCGCAACGCCGACCAGAACGAGGACTTGGTCAAGAAATATCTCGACCGCGGCGACCGCTTCTTCCACACCCAGGCCCGTGGTGGGCCCGTCACGATACTCAAGGCCACCGGCCCGAGCGAACCGACCCGCGAGATCGACCTCCCCGAGACGACGCTCGACGAGGCCGCGACGTTCGCCGTCTCGTACTCCTCCGTCTGGAAGGACGGGCGCTTCGCGGGCGACGTCTACATGGCCGAACCCGACCAGGTCTCGAAGACCCCCGAGAGCGGCGAGTACCTCGAAAAGGGCGCGTTCACCGTTCGCGGCGACCGCACCTACTTCAGGGATACGGCCGTGAGCGCGGCGGTCGGTATCACCTGCGAACCCGAGACCCGCGTGGTCGGCGGTCCGCCGTCGGCGATCGAACCCCGAACGGAGACCTCGGTCACGCTCGAACCGGGTCAGTACGCCCAGAACGACGCCGCGAAGCGCCTCTATCGGACCTTCCGCGAGCGGTTTCGGGATACCTCCTTCGTCCGGAAGGTGGCGAGCCCCGACCTCATCGCGGAGTTCCTGCCGCCAGGCGGGAGTCGCGTCGTCGAGGACTGA
- a CDS encoding universal stress protein: protein MSDSSAPKHVLVPIDGSPQSERALDFALTFEDAKITLLTVIDPVDVDPLTRGYQSPTGVPGMVGYSEEWYEGVLNDADELHERLRERADDPDRVEGTEVVFGRPTRRICGYVADHDIDHVVMGAHGRTGITRVLLGNTAESVVRRSPANVTVIR from the coding sequence ATGAGCGACTCGTCCGCACCGAAACACGTGCTCGTTCCGATCGACGGCTCGCCGCAGTCCGAACGCGCCCTCGACTTCGCGTTGACGTTCGAGGACGCCAAAATCACCCTCCTCACCGTCATCGACCCGGTCGACGTCGACCCCCTCACGAGGGGCTATCAGTCGCCGACGGGCGTTCCGGGCATGGTCGGCTACAGCGAGGAGTGGTACGAAGGCGTACTGAACGACGCCGACGAACTCCACGAACGGCTCCGCGAACGCGCCGACGACCCGGACCGGGTCGAGGGGACCGAGGTCGTCTTCGGTCGGCCGACCCGTCGGATCTGCGGCTACGTCGCCGACCACGACATCGACCACGTCGTGATGGGGGCCCACGGCCGCACAGGGATCACCCGGGTCCTCCTCGGCAACACCGCCGAGTCGGTGGTGCGCCGGTCGCCGGCCAACGTCACCGTGATCCGATGA
- a CDS encoding SHOCT domain-containing protein, giving the protein MSSKRRRNTDEVFCRHCGEVISVQAEVCPHCGVRNARYNGGSTLGSERSDTTLGLETNITAALAYVLGFVSGIAVYLLEDDEFSRFHAAQSIAVFGGLAVVNVFLGVFTAIGISSVGATLSGLVSLVTLGLWVFLIITAYRGETRRIPLAADVADQLVGGPSERSRTSGTGKSTGGTVADNDALATLRSRYARGEIGEDEFERRLERLLESEHDDRNRGRESPETERSW; this is encoded by the coding sequence ATGAGTTCTAAGCGTCGCCGAAACACCGACGAGGTGTTCTGTCGCCACTGTGGGGAGGTGATCTCGGTCCAGGCCGAGGTCTGTCCCCACTGCGGCGTCCGCAACGCCCGCTACAACGGGGGGTCGACGCTGGGGTCGGAGCGCTCTGACACGACGCTCGGGTTAGAGACGAACATCACGGCGGCGCTCGCCTACGTTCTCGGTTTCGTTTCCGGGATCGCGGTCTACCTGCTTGAGGACGACGAGTTCTCCCGATTCCACGCCGCCCAGAGCATCGCGGTGTTCGGTGGGCTCGCGGTGGTAAACGTCTTTCTCGGAGTGTTCACCGCCATCGGGATCTCCTCCGTCGGCGCGACGCTGAGCGGCCTCGTCTCGCTCGTGACGCTCGGCCTCTGGGTGTTCCTTATCATCACGGCCTACCGGGGTGAAACCCGCCGGATCCCTCTCGCGGCCGACGTCGCCGACCAGCTCGTCGGCGGACCGAGCGAGCGGAGTCGAACGTCCGGCACTGGCAAATCGACGGGTGGAACGGTGGCCGACAACGACGCGCTGGCAACGCTCCGGTCCCGATACGCCCGCGGCGAGATCGGCGAGGACGAGTTCGAACGCCGGCTCGAACGGCTGCTCGAAAGCGAACACGACGACCGAAACCGGGGTCGTGAATCGCCGGAAACCGAACGTTCGTGGTAA
- a CDS encoding ferritin-like domain-containing protein encodes MSTEGDEDVLDLLHAARNDEFETVINYQTDAIAIEGVTAEEVANGLREDVEEELGHAETLGERITQLGGQPKGSFDLEMGQESLQPPEDSTDVLSVIEGVIEAEQGAVETYRELIEAAEAADDPVTEDLATELLADEEEHLAEFEGFKAEFDD; translated from the coding sequence ATGAGCACCGAAGGCGACGAGGACGTTCTCGACCTGCTTCACGCCGCACGTAACGACGAGTTCGAGACGGTGATCAACTACCAGACCGACGCCATCGCGATCGAGGGTGTGACGGCCGAGGAGGTCGCCAACGGCCTCCGCGAGGACGTCGAGGAGGAGCTCGGGCACGCCGAGACGCTCGGCGAGCGCATCACCCAGCTCGGCGGCCAGCCGAAGGGCTCGTTCGACCTGGAGATGGGCCAGGAGAGCCTCCAGCCGCCGGAGGATTCGACCGACGTCCTGAGCGTGATCGAGGGCGTCATCGAGGCCGAACAGGGTGCGGTCGAGACCTACCGCGAACTCATCGAGGCCGCCGAGGCGGCCGACGACCCCGTGACCGAGGACCTCGCGACCGAACTCCTCGCCGACGAGGAGGAACACCTCGCGGAGTTCGAGGGCTTCAAGGCCGAGTTCGACGACTGA
- the dapF gene encoding diaminopimelate epimerase, with protein sequence MISFDKFHGTGNDFFVIDAAQPVTDRRRLAIDLCDRESGVGDGNGSTGADGVLYLALEAGYASPRVVMTLVQPDGSTAPMCGNGARCAAAWATERTGERVVMVDTQSGTRRATVDEESVSIEMGLPRFSPEAVPLARDEPLVEEAIGDLDVTAVDIGVPHAVAFVEDVSTTDLESVAPPVRHAEVFPHGANVTLASPDGEGGFDQRTYERGVEGETKSCGTGAVAVAAVARKLGRAEDDSVTVSPPGGDLEVSFSGTEAILRGPTEREFAGRVSMGGSRSVEIDGETGATADD encoded by the coding sequence ATGATATCATTCGACAAGTTCCACGGCACCGGCAACGACTTCTTCGTCATCGACGCGGCCCAGCCGGTGACGGACCGACGACGACTCGCGATCGACCTCTGTGACCGCGAGAGCGGGGTCGGGGACGGAAACGGCTCCACCGGTGCGGACGGCGTGCTCTACCTCGCGCTCGAAGCCGGCTACGCCTCGCCGCGGGTCGTCATGACGCTGGTCCAGCCCGACGGCTCGACCGCCCCGATGTGTGGCAACGGCGCGCGCTGCGCGGCGGCGTGGGCCACCGAACGAACGGGCGAACGCGTCGTGATGGTCGACACCCAGTCGGGAACCCGGCGCGCGACGGTCGACGAGGAGAGCGTCTCGATCGAGATGGGGCTGCCACGCTTCTCGCCCGAGGCCGTCCCACTGGCGCGTGACGAACCGCTCGTCGAGGAAGCCATCGGCGACCTCGACGTGACCGCGGTCGACATCGGGGTCCCCCACGCGGTGGCGTTCGTCGAGGACGTCTCGACGACCGACCTCGAATCGGTCGCACCGCCGGTCCGCCACGCCGAGGTCTTCCCACACGGGGCGAACGTCACGCTCGCGAGCCCGGACGGCGAAGGCGGGTTCGACCAGCGGACCTACGAGCGCGGCGTCGAGGGCGAAACGAAGTCCTGTGGCACCGGCGCGGTCGCGGTCGCGGCGGTCGCCCGAAAGCTCGGCCGTGCCGAGGACGATTCGGTGACGGTCTCCCCGCCGGGTGGCGACCTCGAAGTCAGCTTTTCGGGCACCGAAGCCATCCTCCGCGGCCCCACCGAGCGCGAGTTCGCGGGCCGGGTCTCGATGGGCGGCTCGCGCTCGGTCGAGATCGACGGCGAAACCGGCGCGACCGCCGACGACTGA
- the lysA gene encoding diaminopimelate decarboxylase, with amino-acid sequence MAGVAVDTTSENPAVRRLSDWSAARLRDLAGEYESPLYVVDLERVRENATRLREAFPDAAIDYAVKANARKPVLETLADEGLGAECASAGEVVRAHEAGFSTLRYTAVNPPARDLDRVTDLAAEREITITVGARDTLTRLADRGWTGRVYLRANPAVGAGHHEKVRTGGDPTFGIPADRVGEVATDAEEMGFDLVGLHAHAGSGILDDLGRHEALVERVSEIATELADHDLDAVSIGGGFGVPSHETEPPLDLPTLAETTREAFAVDARLGIEPGRYLVADAGVLLTRVNTVKPTPETTVVGVDAGMTALARPALYDAFHELRSLAGDASDRETVAATVAGPVCESTDTLARDRPLSAPERGDLLAIGNAGAYGYEMASTYNSRPRPAVCALDGDASWVCVRRETVSDLTRLDQ; translated from the coding sequence ATGGCGGGAGTCGCGGTAGATACGACGAGCGAGAACCCGGCCGTCCGACGGCTCTCCGATTGGTCGGCGGCGCGGCTGCGCGACCTCGCCGGTGAGTACGAGAGCCCGCTCTACGTGGTCGACCTCGAACGCGTGCGCGAGAACGCGACCCGTCTCCGCGAGGCGTTCCCCGACGCCGCGATCGACTACGCGGTGAAGGCCAACGCCAGGAAGCCAGTGCTCGAAACCCTCGCCGACGAAGGGTTGGGGGCGGAGTGTGCCTCCGCTGGCGAGGTCGTCCGGGCGCACGAGGCGGGTTTCTCGACCCTGCGCTACACCGCCGTCAACCCGCCCGCCCGCGACCTGGACCGAGTGACCGACCTCGCCGCCGAACGCGAGATCACGATCACCGTCGGCGCGCGCGACACGCTGACCCGACTGGCCGACCGGGGCTGGACGGGGCGGGTCTACCTCCGGGCAAACCCCGCCGTGGGCGCGGGCCACCACGAGAAGGTCCGAACCGGCGGCGACCCGACGTTCGGCATCCCGGCCGACCGAGTGGGGGAAGTCGCGACCGATGCCGAAGAGATGGGTTTCGACCTCGTCGGGCTCCACGCCCACGCCGGCAGCGGGATCCTCGACGACCTCGGTCGTCACGAGGCGCTAGTCGAGCGGGTGAGCGAGATCGCGACCGAGCTCGCCGACCACGACCTCGACGCGGTGAGCATCGGCGGTGGGTTCGGGGTCCCCTCCCACGAGACCGAACCCCCGCTCGATCTCCCAACTCTCGCCGAGACGACGCGCGAGGCGTTCGCCGTCGACGCGCGGCTCGGGATCGAACCCGGCCGGTATCTCGTGGCCGACGCGGGCGTCCTCCTCACGCGGGTCAACACCGTCAAGCCGACGCCCGAGACCACCGTTGTGGGTGTCGACGCCGGGATGACGGCTCTGGCCCGCCCCGCGCTCTACGACGCGTTCCACGAACTCCGCTCGCTCGCGGGGGACGCGTCGGATCGCGAGACGGTCGCGGCGACCGTCGCCGGCCCGGTCTGTGAGTCCACCGACACGCTCGCCCGCGACCGACCCCTCTCGGCACCCGAGCGCGGCGACCTCCTGGCCATCGGCAACGCCGGCGCGTACGGCTACGAGATGGCGAGCACCTACAACTCCCGACCCCGACCCGCGGTCTGTGCCCTCGACGGCGACGCGTCGTGGGTCTGCGTGCGGCGCGAGACGGTATCCGACCTCACGAGGCTCGACCAATGA